In the genome of Myxococcus stipitatus, one region contains:
- a CDS encoding sigma-70 family RNA polymerase sigma factor: MLPGNDRSVLESFRRGDAAVLTQVYRAYSPEVLRYLARRFAVGTDVGGTRTVTLSALDLDAAHQETFVRAFRPNMRQAYDGVRPYLGFLLTVARSTAIDLMRASGRVSREAVSLDEAPELTHLPNEGRTPEEEALGTEVRTLVRRFLDTQSEEGRALAQLRFVEGLSQEVAAERLQLTRGEVRVRERRLRTQFTDYLTSSGWLETAPESRPLELGVLLATLALCTLGSVAP, encoded by the coding sequence GTGCTGCCTGGAAATGACCGCTCCGTCTTGGAGTCCTTCCGGCGTGGGGACGCGGCTGTCCTCACCCAGGTGTATCGCGCCTACTCGCCGGAGGTGCTGCGCTACCTCGCTCGCCGCTTCGCGGTGGGCACGGACGTGGGTGGGACCCGCACGGTGACGCTGTCCGCGCTGGACCTGGACGCCGCCCATCAGGAGACCTTCGTGCGCGCGTTTCGTCCCAACATGCGGCAGGCCTACGACGGGGTGCGCCCGTACCTGGGCTTCCTGCTGACGGTGGCGCGCTCCACGGCCATCGACCTGATGCGGGCGTCGGGGCGGGTGTCGCGCGAGGCCGTGTCGCTGGACGAGGCGCCGGAGCTGACCCACCTCCCCAACGAGGGCCGCACCCCCGAGGAAGAGGCCCTGGGCACCGAGGTGCGGACGCTGGTCCGCCGCTTCCTGGACACGCAGTCCGAAGAGGGACGCGCGCTCGCGCAGCTGCGCTTCGTGGAGGGCCTGTCCCAGGAGGTCGCCGCCGAGCGGCTCCAGCTCACGCGCGGCGAGGTCCGCGTGCGGGAGCGCCGGCTGCGCACGCAGTTCACCGACTACCTGACGTCCTCGGGCTGGCTGGAGACGGCCCCCGAGTCCAGGCCCCTGGAGCTGGGCGTCCTCCTGGCCACCCTGGCGCTGTGCACCCTGGGGAGTGTGGCGCCATGA
- the grpE gene encoding nucleotide exchange factor GrpE: MAGTSEKDSIQAEIGQDVIDAAVRSVERHMEDGAVTVEVEAPAAAADEVSLIPPEASETSTPSETAPVTAEEAAALRQEVEALKAQLEFSQAKGRETMERLREAHERAKEAQERTVRAAADLENYRKRAQKEKEEVQRFGSEKLLKDLLPVMDNMDRALEAASKSPDIDSFQKGVAMTRKSFEDALARHGVKSFSAKGLPFDPRLHEAIQQVETTEVPPGHVTYEVVRGFFLNERLVRPAMVVVARAPAEVAAESAQAPSPAPEPTPDAAVQPSDSTSGGSQ, translated from the coding sequence GTGGCCGGCACCAGTGAAAAGGACAGCATCCAGGCGGAAATCGGGCAGGACGTCATCGACGCGGCGGTCCGCAGCGTCGAGCGTCACATGGAGGATGGGGCCGTGACTGTCGAGGTGGAGGCCCCCGCGGCCGCCGCCGACGAGGTCTCCCTCATCCCCCCCGAGGCTTCCGAGACTTCCACCCCCTCCGAGACGGCGCCCGTGACGGCCGAGGAGGCCGCGGCCTTGCGCCAGGAAGTGGAGGCGCTCAAGGCCCAGCTCGAGTTCAGCCAGGCCAAGGGCCGCGAGACGATGGAGCGCCTGCGCGAGGCCCATGAGCGGGCCAAGGAAGCGCAGGAGCGCACCGTGCGCGCCGCCGCGGACCTGGAGAACTACCGCAAGCGCGCGCAGAAGGAGAAGGAGGAGGTCCAGCGCTTCGGCTCGGAGAAGCTGCTCAAGGACCTGCTCCCGGTGATGGACAACATGGACCGCGCGCTCGAGGCCGCGTCCAAGTCCCCCGACATCGACAGCTTCCAGAAGGGCGTGGCCATGACGCGCAAGTCCTTCGAGGACGCGCTCGCCCGCCACGGCGTGAAGTCCTTCAGCGCGAAGGGCCTGCCGTTCGACCCGCGCCTGCACGAGGCCATCCAGCAGGTGGAGACGACGGAAGTCCCGCCCGGCCACGTGACGTACGAGGTGGTGCGCGGCTTCTTCCTCAACGAGCGGTTGGTGCGTCCGGCGATGGTGGTCGTCGCGCGAGCCCCCGCCGAAGTCGCGGCCGAGTCCGCGCAGGCCCCGTCGCCGGCTCCGGAGCCGACGCCGGACGCCGCCGTGCAGCCGTCCGACAGCACTTCCGGGGGGAGTCAGTAA
- a CDS encoding caspase family protein, giving the protein MNKLGVLLGVAALLAARDASADAVIRRALVIAHNESDDPSLPALRFADDDGVLWAETLQRLGVETTLLVDPDEATRAEARPVLAGARPPTPDEVKREVARLRAASLADDELGRETDVMVVYVGHGNTDDMGRAYFTLAGGRLDKAALYADVVDPLAADYVHVIVDACRASGVVGSRGGQMDAAVVAELRGMLAREQLTTRPTVGAVFAESDDGETHEWSRLRAGVFSHVARSGLLGAADINGDGQVEYSELGAFVSASLRGVKGLPARLSVHAFAPTGAPRRPLVGPAPEGPSLMLSSQQALSRVSVEDAEGRRLADVRRAEDQYVMLRLPERDAYWVRTPTSEVRIPRAALAEGMPQLEPRELQERGPAEEALSRGLFAVPLDKDFYDQYVVTAGLVPVDFTHAFPPGTLGPAPAGGFSRTSQEASPWEVGLQGHQAPLGLGPIAAGPSISYRREALSAFYLGARGSYTLTPWASDGLRTYRATVQGLLGARDVFHTPLFLEAGLGWGALGVSSPGKYMGDLTVLTSHAAVGVTRKGFGLKWRLAATAAMDRVTLDGANRWDGMLGMELSATTFR; this is encoded by the coding sequence ATGAACAAGTTGGGAGTGCTCCTTGGGGTCGCCGCGCTCCTGGCCGCGCGCGACGCCTCGGCGGACGCGGTGATTCGCCGCGCGCTTGTGATTGCCCATAACGAAAGCGACGACCCGTCCCTCCCCGCGCTGCGCTTCGCGGATGACGATGGCGTGCTGTGGGCGGAGACGCTCCAGCGGCTGGGGGTGGAGACCACGCTGCTGGTGGACCCGGACGAGGCGACCCGGGCGGAGGCCCGTCCCGTCCTCGCGGGCGCGCGGCCCCCCACGCCGGACGAGGTGAAGCGCGAGGTGGCCCGGCTGCGCGCCGCGAGCCTCGCCGACGACGAGCTGGGCCGCGAGACGGACGTGATGGTCGTCTACGTGGGCCACGGCAACACGGATGACATGGGCCGCGCGTACTTCACGCTGGCGGGAGGACGGCTGGACAAGGCCGCGCTCTACGCGGACGTGGTGGACCCGCTGGCCGCCGACTACGTGCACGTCATCGTCGATGCGTGCCGCGCCTCGGGCGTCGTGGGCAGCCGCGGCGGGCAGATGGACGCGGCGGTGGTGGCGGAGCTGCGCGGCATGCTCGCGCGCGAGCAACTGACCACCCGGCCCACCGTGGGCGCGGTCTTCGCGGAGAGCGATGACGGCGAGACGCACGAGTGGTCCCGCCTGCGCGCGGGGGTCTTCAGCCACGTGGCGCGCTCCGGACTGTTGGGCGCCGCGGACATCAACGGCGATGGACAGGTGGAGTACAGCGAGCTGGGCGCGTTCGTCTCCGCGTCGCTGCGAGGCGTGAAGGGACTGCCCGCCCGGCTGAGCGTCCACGCCTTCGCGCCCACGGGTGCGCCCCGCCGTCCCCTGGTGGGGCCCGCGCCCGAGGGGCCCAGCCTCATGCTGTCCTCCCAGCAGGCCCTCTCGCGCGTCTCCGTGGAGGACGCGGAGGGACGACGGCTCGCGGACGTGCGCCGCGCCGAGGACCAGTACGTGATGCTCCGCCTGCCGGAGCGTGACGCGTACTGGGTGCGCACGCCCACCAGCGAGGTGCGCATCCCCCGCGCCGCGCTGGCGGAGGGCATGCCGCAGCTCGAGCCGCGTGAGCTGCAAGAGCGTGGACCCGCCGAGGAAGCCCTGAGCCGCGGCCTGTTCGCCGTGCCGCTCGACAAGGATTTCTATGACCAGTACGTGGTCACGGCGGGGCTCGTGCCGGTGGACTTCACGCATGCCTTCCCACCTGGGACGCTGGGGCCCGCGCCCGCGGGGGGCTTCTCGCGGACGAGCCAGGAGGCCTCTCCGTGGGAGGTGGGCCTGCAAGGGCACCAGGCGCCGCTGGGGCTGGGGCCCATCGCCGCGGGGCCCAGCATCTCCTACCGCCGCGAGGCCCTGTCCGCCTTCTACTTGGGCGCGCGCGGCAGCTACACGCTGACGCCTTGGGCCTCGGACGGACTGCGCACCTACCGCGCGACGGTGCAGGGCCTGCTCGGCGCGCGCGACGTGTTCCACACGCCGCTGTTCCTCGAGGCGGGGCTCGGCTGGGGCGCGCTGGGCGTGTCCTCTCCCGGCAAGTACATGGGCGACCTGACGGTGCTGACGAGCCATGCGGCGGTCGGGGTGACGCGAAAGGGCTTTGGCTTGAAGTGGCGGCTGGCCGCCACGGCCGCGATGGACCGGGTCACCCTGGATGGTGCCAACCGGTGGGATGGAATGCTGGGGATGGAGCTGTCCGCGACCACCTTCCGATGA
- a CDS encoding YsnF/AvaK domain-containing protein — protein MFQRSDIKEGMVVRSIDGEKLGKVFAMGDDAFHIERGLFFPKDYRVAFTDVSELRDGEVILTRGKESLQQVSEAQATRASEGRTVTETTTTRIREADIEAPAASVTPLTGELGARRDTSYRAALDTEPFRGDSGDISIPVHRERLNVEKHDTKAGELRVRKDVVEEEEVVRVPVRHERVRVERRAVTSERPAMSAAFKEETIVVPLHAEEVEVTKRSVLDEEVVIHRDVVEEERRIAETVRHENVEIRTEGDVDAPRTLNATSDDPALTRS, from the coding sequence ATGTTCCAGCGCAGCGACATCAAGGAAGGAATGGTCGTCCGCAGCATCGACGGCGAGAAGCTCGGCAAGGTGTTCGCCATGGGCGACGACGCGTTCCACATCGAGAGGGGGCTGTTCTTCCCCAAGGACTACCGCGTCGCCTTCACGGACGTGAGCGAGCTTCGCGACGGAGAGGTCATCCTCACCCGAGGCAAGGAGTCGCTCCAGCAGGTCTCCGAGGCGCAGGCCACCCGCGCCAGCGAGGGGCGCACCGTGACGGAGACCACCACCACGCGCATCCGCGAGGCGGATATCGAAGCGCCCGCGGCCTCCGTCACGCCCCTGACGGGAGAGCTCGGCGCCCGCAGGGACACCAGCTACCGGGCGGCGCTCGACACCGAGCCGTTCCGGGGCGACAGCGGCGACATCTCCATCCCAGTCCACCGGGAGAGGCTGAACGTGGAGAAGCACGACACGAAGGCGGGCGAGCTGCGCGTACGCAAGGACGTCGTCGAGGAGGAGGAGGTCGTGCGGGTCCCCGTCCGCCACGAGCGCGTCCGCGTGGAGCGCCGGGCGGTGACGTCGGAGCGGCCCGCGATGAGCGCCGCGTTCAAGGAAGAGACCATCGTCGTCCCCCTGCACGCCGAGGAAGTGGAGGTCACCAAGCGCTCCGTGCTGGATGAAGAGGTCGTCATCCACCGCGACGTCGTCGAGGAGGAGCGCCGCATCGCGGAGACGGTGCGCCACGAGAACGTGGAGATTCGCACCGAGGGCGACGTCGACGCGCCGCGCACCCTCAACGCCACGTCGGACGACCCGGCGCTGACGCGCTCCTGA
- a CDS encoding transcriptional regulator, with protein MAEKWDKQLMDFLKRTGDELKRTTDDLRGEAQRLLKEVKDPEKQAKVKEGLEQLRTWAATTTKVAAEKIETAVRQVEGAVERAFTPEEGAGASKAAPPPPQQKKQASPPPAAEAPPKAEPRAAKKPGSKSIGRKAGGARAAKKAPATSKKTMGRAKKPPTA; from the coding sequence ATGGCCGAGAAGTGGGACAAGCAGTTGATGGACTTCCTCAAGCGCACGGGCGACGAGCTCAAGCGCACCACCGACGACCTCCGCGGTGAGGCCCAGCGCCTCCTCAAGGAAGTGAAGGACCCCGAGAAGCAGGCGAAGGTGAAGGAAGGCCTGGAGCAGCTGCGGACCTGGGCGGCCACCACCACGAAGGTCGCGGCGGAGAAGATTGAAACCGCCGTGCGCCAGGTGGAGGGCGCCGTGGAGCGCGCCTTCACCCCGGAAGAGGGCGCCGGCGCCAGCAAGGCCGCTCCCCCGCCCCCGCAGCAGAAGAAGCAGGCCTCGCCCCCGCCCGCCGCCGAGGCGCCTCCCAAGGCGGAGCCTCGCGCCGCGAAGAAGCCCGGCTCCAAGTCCATTGGCCGCAAGGCGGGAGGGGCTCGCGCCGCCAAGAAGGCCCCCGCCACCTCCAAGAAGACGATGGGCCGCGCCAAGAAGCCGCCCACCGCCTGA
- a CDS encoding serine/threonine-protein kinase has protein sequence MEFPSLETEVAFLRGLVAVQRMSDDILEDCLQRGLTLDAGLDVFLTQCARMVHAPAGFVSLRGTRGPVLTRVLGDLGVDVFEAASWRGPRRLPNGRMLFCTRLTLGSLDLGGLGLAVGGAFEDGGKLVMKLVEAIGEQLDTAVLAFLALMDGQGPLERLDELSVDDTPVPKGRIGKYEVLTPLGTGGMAQVLVARAQGPEGLGRLVALKRILPHLTADPAIIGQFLDEARIGLRLSHPNLVHVYDFGEAQGAYFIAMELVRGVDLDRLLRAQQGPLTPSQAVAVVAQALGGLHAAHQLRGEDGKPLHLVHRDLSPHNLMVGFDGRVKVLDFGVAKARAQRTVTLPGIVKGKPLYMSPEQARGQRLDARSDLFAMGLLLYEALTWTRAFDRGDELSSMKAICDEPLPRPESIARPLWEVMEVALAKSPAARFANAQEMADRLMEVVTPVKDAELARLTARYFPDRLRELQSLDLTRAAGRAQVAPGLAHDPQEDIDTEPRAPPPRKNVAR, from the coding sequence GTGGAATTCCCATCCCTGGAGACAGAGGTTGCGTTCCTGCGCGGGCTGGTGGCCGTGCAGCGGATGTCGGACGACATCCTGGAAGACTGCCTTCAGCGCGGGCTGACGTTGGACGCGGGGTTGGATGTCTTCCTCACGCAATGCGCGCGCATGGTGCACGCGCCCGCGGGGTTCGTGTCCCTGCGGGGCACGCGGGGCCCGGTGCTGACGCGGGTGCTGGGCGACCTGGGCGTGGATGTCTTCGAGGCCGCCTCCTGGCGAGGCCCTCGCCGGCTGCCGAACGGGCGGATGTTGTTCTGCACGCGGCTGACGCTGGGGAGCCTGGACCTGGGCGGCCTGGGCCTGGCCGTGGGCGGCGCCTTCGAGGACGGCGGCAAGCTGGTGATGAAGCTGGTGGAGGCCATCGGCGAGCAGCTGGACACGGCGGTGCTGGCCTTCCTGGCGCTGATGGACGGGCAGGGCCCGCTGGAGCGGCTGGACGAGCTGTCGGTGGACGACACGCCCGTGCCCAAGGGCCGCATCGGCAAGTACGAGGTGCTCACGCCCCTGGGCACCGGCGGCATGGCGCAGGTGCTGGTGGCGCGGGCGCAGGGGCCGGAGGGCCTGGGGCGCCTGGTGGCCCTCAAGCGCATCCTCCCGCACCTGACGGCCGACCCCGCCATCATCGGGCAGTTCCTGGACGAGGCGCGCATCGGCCTGCGGCTGTCGCACCCCAACCTGGTGCACGTCTACGACTTCGGCGAGGCGCAGGGGGCGTACTTCATCGCCATGGAGCTGGTGCGGGGCGTGGACCTGGACCGGCTCCTGCGCGCGCAGCAGGGGCCGCTGACGCCCTCGCAGGCGGTGGCGGTGGTGGCGCAGGCGCTGGGCGGCCTCCACGCGGCGCACCAGCTGCGGGGCGAGGACGGCAAGCCGCTGCACCTGGTGCACCGCGACTTGTCGCCGCACAACCTGATGGTCGGCTTCGACGGGCGCGTGAAGGTGCTGGACTTCGGCGTGGCGAAGGCGCGCGCGCAGCGCACGGTGACGCTGCCGGGCATCGTGAAGGGCAAGCCGCTCTACATGTCCCCGGAGCAGGCCCGGGGCCAGCGGCTGGATGCGCGCAGTGACCTGTTCGCCATGGGACTGTTGCTCTACGAGGCCCTGACGTGGACGCGCGCGTTCGACCGGGGCGACGAGCTCAGCTCCATGAAGGCCATCTGCGACGAGCCGCTGCCCCGGCCGGAGTCCATCGCCCGGCCGCTGTGGGAGGTGATGGAGGTCGCGCTGGCCAAGTCGCCGGCCGCGCGCTTCGCCAACGCGCAGGAGATGGCGGACCGGCTGATGGAGGTCGTCACGCCGGTGAAGGACGCGGAGCTGGCGCGGCTGACGGCGCGCTACTTCCCGGACCGGCTGCGGGAGCTCCAGTCGCTGGACCTGACCCGCGCGGCGGGCCGGGCCCAGGTGGCGCCCGGCCTGGCGCACGACCCCCAGGAGGACATCGACACGGAGCCTCGGGCCCCGCCGCCCCGGAAGAACGTGGCGCGGTGA
- the dnaK gene encoding molecular chaperone DnaK — protein sequence MGKVIGIDLGTTNSCVAVMEGGEPVVIPNSEGSRTTPSMVGFTDSGERLVGQIAKRQAITNPENTVFAVKRLIGRKFDSPEAKKAIGISAFKVSTSPNGDAWVEIRGKGHSPPEISAIVLMKMKQTAEDYLGEPVTEAVITVPAYFNDSQRQATKDAGRIAGLNVLRIINEPTAAALAYGLDKVKDGGTERVAVYDLGGGTFDISILELTAGVFEVKSTNGDTFLGGEDFDQRLIDYLAKRFAEQNNGLDLRRDRMALQRLKEAAERAKHELSSAPETEVNLPFITADASGPKHLTETVDRATFEALVGDLVDRTIEPCKIALKDAGLTAQAINQVLLVGGMTRMPRVQQKVREFFGKEPHKGINPDEVVAVGAAIQGGVLKGEVKDVLLLDVTPLSLGVETAGGVFTKIIEKNTTIPCKKSQVFSTAVDNQPLVSVHVLQGEREMAADNKTLARFELVGIPPAPRGVPQIEVSFDIDANGIVHVSAKDLGTGKVQQVRVVGNSGLSEQEIQAMISDAQSHASDDKKKKELAELRNNADGLIYTTEKSLEEYASLLSEKDREEIKADLERLKGLLNTTDANALKEAFQRLEGSAYRIADAIYTGQAS from the coding sequence ATGGGCAAGGTGATTGGAATCGACCTTGGGACGACCAACTCGTGCGTCGCCGTCATGGAGGGCGGCGAGCCGGTGGTCATCCCCAATAGCGAGGGCAGCCGCACCACGCCTTCCATGGTGGGCTTCACCGACTCCGGTGAGCGGCTGGTGGGCCAGATTGCCAAGCGGCAGGCCATCACCAACCCGGAGAACACCGTCTTCGCCGTGAAGCGGCTGATTGGCCGGAAGTTCGACTCGCCCGAGGCGAAGAAGGCCATTGGCATCAGCGCGTTCAAGGTCTCCACCAGCCCCAACGGCGACGCGTGGGTGGAGATTCGCGGCAAGGGCCACAGCCCGCCGGAAATCTCCGCCATCGTGCTGATGAAGATGAAGCAGACGGCGGAGGACTACCTCGGCGAGCCCGTCACCGAGGCGGTCATCACCGTCCCCGCGTACTTCAACGACAGCCAGCGCCAGGCGACCAAGGACGCGGGCCGCATCGCGGGCCTCAACGTCCTGCGCATCATCAACGAGCCCACCGCGGCGGCGCTCGCCTACGGCCTGGACAAGGTGAAGGACGGCGGCACGGAGCGCGTGGCCGTCTACGACCTGGGCGGCGGCACGTTCGATATCTCCATCCTGGAGCTGACCGCGGGTGTCTTCGAGGTGAAGAGCACCAACGGCGACACGTTCCTGGGCGGTGAGGACTTCGACCAGCGGCTCATCGACTACCTGGCCAAGCGCTTCGCCGAGCAGAACAACGGGCTGGACCTGCGCCGCGACCGCATGGCGCTCCAGCGCCTGAAGGAGGCCGCCGAGCGCGCCAAGCACGAGCTGTCCAGCGCGCCCGAGACGGAGGTGAACCTGCCGTTCATCACCGCGGATGCCTCCGGCCCCAAGCACCTGACGGAGACGGTGGACCGCGCCACGTTCGAGGCGCTGGTGGGAGACCTGGTCGACCGCACCATCGAGCCCTGCAAGATTGCGCTGAAGGACGCGGGGCTGACGGCGCAGGCCATCAACCAGGTGCTCCTGGTGGGCGGCATGACGCGCATGCCGCGCGTGCAGCAGAAGGTGCGCGAGTTCTTCGGCAAGGAGCCGCACAAGGGCATCAACCCGGACGAGGTCGTCGCCGTGGGCGCGGCCATCCAGGGCGGCGTGCTCAAGGGCGAGGTGAAGGACGTCCTCCTCCTGGACGTCACGCCGCTGTCGCTGGGCGTCGAGACGGCCGGCGGCGTCTTCACGAAAATCATCGAGAAGAACACCACCATCCCCTGCAAGAAGAGCCAGGTGTTCTCCACCGCGGTGGACAACCAGCCGCTGGTGAGCGTGCACGTGCTCCAGGGCGAGCGCGAGATGGCGGCGGACAACAAGACGCTGGCCCGCTTCGAGCTCGTGGGCATCCCCCCGGCGCCGCGTGGCGTGCCGCAGATTGAGGTGTCCTTCGACATCGACGCCAACGGCATCGTGCACGTCAGCGCCAAGGATTTGGGCACCGGCAAGGTCCAGCAGGTGCGCGTGGTGGGCAACTCCGGCCTGTCGGAGCAGGAGATCCAGGCGATGATCTCCGACGCCCAGTCGCACGCGTCCGACGACAAGAAGAAGAAGGAGTTGGCGGAGCTGCGCAACAACGCCGACGGGCTCATCTACACCACGGAGAAGAGCCTGGAGGAGTACGCCAGCCTCCTGTCAGAGAAGGACCGCGAGGAGATCAAGGCGGACCTGGAGCGGCTCAAGGGCCTGCTCAACACCACCGACGCCAACGCTCTCAAGGAAGCCTTCCAGCGCCTGGAGGGCAGTGCCTACCGCATCGCCGACGCCATCTACACGGGGCAGGCCAGCTAG
- a CDS encoding putative Ig domain-containing protein: MSIIRAAATLVVLSLLSACSGSNHEDPSGGPRLPTAELVDTTVGADYEVLLTATGGTAPYFYSMTEEPPPGFSFYSDGKFTGPASASGQYAIKVTVRDAEKTQDTRTYHLKVWPAPVLSTVVPPNALTGGNYSHLFSITGGRPPLVFSVAEGTLPAGLTLSREGELSGVARQTGTSIFTVLAQDASGVKATARFSMEVKQGTGTPDSGPNPSGSFPLSVGNWNVEFFGDPGAGPTDDTLQRNNVATVINGTDVDVWGLAEVVSTTEFNTLKSQLPGYDGFLANDARVTSGSGYYDTDEQKVGVLYKAGVVEVREARLILTQYNYEFGTRPPLRVDLRIKRGGATVDMTLVVLHMKAMATAADYTRRRDAGQQLKNYLDTNLPTQRVMVVGDWNDDLDTSIVSGYDTPYRNFLNDPARYGFITHSLTMSGETSTVSYRNFIDHQLASNEMQAHYVSGSAASLRPSITNYGKSTSDHYPIISRYDLGQVNPPAFGAEAPDTLGLQGEAAGFTVH; encoded by the coding sequence ATGTCCATCATCCGCGCGGCCGCGACACTCGTGGTCCTGTCCCTTCTGAGCGCATGCTCGGGCAGCAACCACGAAGACCCTTCCGGGGGGCCCAGGCTCCCCACCGCGGAGCTGGTCGACACCACCGTGGGCGCCGACTACGAGGTGCTCCTGACGGCCACGGGCGGCACCGCGCCCTACTTCTACAGCATGACGGAGGAGCCGCCCCCGGGCTTCTCGTTCTACTCCGACGGGAAGTTCACCGGGCCCGCCAGCGCCTCCGGCCAGTACGCCATCAAGGTGACGGTGCGCGACGCGGAGAAGACGCAGGACACGCGGACGTACCACCTGAAGGTGTGGCCCGCGCCGGTGCTCTCCACCGTCGTGCCGCCCAACGCCCTGACGGGCGGCAACTACTCGCACCTGTTCTCCATCACCGGCGGGCGGCCGCCCCTCGTTTTCTCGGTGGCGGAGGGCACGCTGCCCGCGGGCCTGACGCTGTCGCGGGAAGGAGAGCTGTCGGGCGTCGCGCGCCAGACGGGCACCAGCATCTTCACCGTGCTCGCGCAGGACGCCAGCGGCGTGAAGGCGACGGCCCGCTTCTCCATGGAGGTGAAGCAGGGCACGGGGACTCCGGACTCCGGCCCCAACCCGTCGGGGAGCTTCCCCCTGTCCGTGGGCAACTGGAACGTGGAGTTCTTCGGAGACCCGGGCGCGGGCCCCACGGACGACACGCTCCAGCGCAACAACGTGGCGACGGTCATCAACGGCACGGACGTGGACGTCTGGGGTCTGGCGGAGGTGGTGAGCACCACGGAGTTCAACACGCTGAAGTCCCAGCTCCCCGGCTACGACGGCTTCCTCGCGAATGACGCCCGCGTCACGTCGGGCTCGGGCTACTACGACACGGACGAGCAGAAGGTGGGCGTGCTCTACAAGGCGGGCGTGGTGGAGGTGCGCGAGGCCCGGCTCATCCTGACCCAGTACAACTACGAGTTCGGAACCCGCCCTCCCCTGCGCGTGGACCTGCGCATCAAGCGGGGCGGCGCCACCGTGGACATGACCCTGGTGGTGCTGCACATGAAGGCGATGGCCACCGCGGCGGACTACACCCGGCGGAGGGACGCGGGGCAGCAGCTCAAGAACTACCTGGACACCAACCTCCCCACGCAGCGGGTGATGGTGGTGGGCGACTGGAACGACGACCTGGATACGTCCATCGTGTCGGGCTACGACACGCCCTACCGCAACTTCCTGAACGACCCGGCGCGCTACGGCTTCATCACCCACTCGCTGACGATGTCGGGCGAGACCTCCACGGTGAGCTACCGGAACTTCATCGACCACCAGCTGGCCAGCAACGAGATGCAGGCGCACTACGTCTCGGGCTCGGCGGCCTCGCTGCGTCCGTCCATCACCAACTACGGCAAGAGCACGTCCGACCACTACCCCATCATCAGCCGCTACGACCTGGGGCAGGTGAACCCGCCGGCCTTCGGCGCCGAGGCCCCCGACACCCTCGGGCTCCAGGGGGAAGCGGCCGGATTCACCGTGCACTGA